From the Drosophila sechellia strain sech25 chromosome X, ASM438219v1, whole genome shotgun sequence genome, the window CCAAGAGAGCTGGGGTCAGTTGAAATCCATTCTCGATACCATTCAGATCGTAGTCCCACAAAAAAAAGTACCAAATTCaaaacacaattttttttacaaaaagaaaaaaaaaacagttcgTAAATATTTCCGATTCCGTACAAATTTGAGCAACATGGTGTGGAATACGCTTTCCTTCTGGGACGGTCAACCAGTCACTTCCCCGGTGTATCCCCAGATGGGGGATGCGTGGAATCCCAATACCTCCGGCTACCAGAATTTCCATCACCCTCAGACCCATTCGCATAATAATTACTATCAGCGGATGGGCATGGGTGACATTCGCCAGATGAGCTGTCCCATGCC encodes:
- the LOC6617643 gene encoding uncharacterized protein LOC6617643, which translates into the protein MVWNTLSFWDGQPVTSPVYPQMGDAWNPNTSGYQNFHHPQTHSHNNYYQRMGMGDIRQMSCPMPNYCPHFREPGLDDVDAFYAYNGMDVSQAYGVGSQAGQGEGSGARGDFW